The following are from one region of the Juglans regia cultivar Chandler chromosome 10, Walnut 2.0, whole genome shotgun sequence genome:
- the LOC109021645 gene encoding ABC transporter B family member 26, chloroplastic-like isoform X1 yields the protein MHFSNLHLHGHLPPQPLLTRSSFPRRKHFPISIPKTSTRPQSAFPFACHGTKPKCRRFEIRNSVFADPKNGKDSEKVPESWVGLVGSVFPGGSWWNLRENDNVEITAAKPITVILALRRMWELIAEDRWVVFVAVGSLVVAALSEISIPSVLAASIFSAQSGETMLFSRNSQFLVILCFTSGICSGLRSGCFGVANMILVKRLRETFYSAILFQDISFFDREAVGDLTSRIGADCQQLSRVIGNDVHLILRNAVQGTGALINLLNLSWPLALSTLLICSVLLTIFLFYGQYQKRAAKLTQEFTADANEVAQATLSLVRSVRAYGTERKEIGRYKQWLDKLVFINFRESVAYGLWNMSFSTLYRSTQVIALLLGGMSIMSGYVSAEQLTKYILYCEWLIYATWRFTDSLSSLLQSVGASEKVFQLMDLLPSDQFLSKGVKLERVMGNIQFVNVSFHYPSRLMVPILEDINISVQASEVVAIVGLSGSGKSTIVNLLLRLYEPINGQIYIDGLPLRELDIRWLRQKVGFVGQEPHLFHMDIKSNIRYGCSRHVEQEDIERAAKQAYAHEFISSLPAGYDTLVDDNLLSGGQKQRIAIARAILRDPAILILDEATSALDSESEHYVKGVLHSFRNDIKANRTVIVIAHRLSTIKAADRIILLDSGRVIETGDHTELLLKDGLYARLFKAQRGTKNLDFRENKQRRKLSMSPQFWIILIKDKILEQRNDNMVLVAQPLQIGLLQSS from the exons ATGCACTTCTCCAATTTGCATCTCCATGGCCATCTCCCACCCCAACCTCTGCTCACTCGGTCTAGTTTCCCACGTAGAAAGCATTTCCCAATTTCCATTCCAAAAACCTCAACTAGACCCCAATCCGCATTTCCCTTCGCATGCCACGGCACCAAACCTAAATGCCGACGCTTCGAAATCCGAAACTCAGTATTCGCGGACCCGAAGAATGGCAAAGACAGTGAGAAGGTTCCTGAAAGTTGGGTCGGTCTTGTTGGGTCGGTTTTTCCCGGTGGTAGTTGGTGGAATCTACGGGAAAACGACAATGTGGAAATCACAGCGGCGAAGCCAATCACGGTTATTCTCGCTCTCCGTCGAATGTGGGAATTGATAGCTGAGGATAGATGGGTTGTTTTTGTTGCAGTTGGTTCCCTGGTCGTCGCTGCG CTTTCAGAAATATCAATACCAAGTGTATTGGCAGCGTCAATCTTTTCTGCACAGAGTGGTGAGACCATGCTGTTCTCTAGGAACTCACAATTTTTGGTTATATTGTGTTTTACATCGGGGATATGCAG TGGTCTGCGAAGTGGCTGTTTTGGAGTTGCAAATATGATCTTG GTTAAGCGTCTCAGGGAAACTTTCTATTCAGCTATTCTTTTTCAG GATATATCCTTTTTCGACAGAGAAGCAGTTGGTGATTTGACGAGCAGGATCGGGGCAGATTGTCAACAACTGTCTCGTGTTATAGGGAATGATGTTCATCTAATATTACGCAATGCTGTTCAG ggtACAGGTGCATTGATCAATCTGCTGAATTTATCTTGGCCTCTCGCATTATCAACTTTGCTGATATGCTCTGTTCTATTAACGATCTTTCTGTTTTATGGACA GTACCAAAAGAGAGCTGCAAAATTAACCCAAGAGTTCACTGCTGATGCCAACGAA GTTGCACAAGCAACACTATCTTTAGTGAGATCAGTCCGGGCTTATGGAACTGAAAGGAAAGAAATTGGAAG GTACAAGCAATGGCTGGACAAGTTAGTTTTTATTAACTTTCGAGAAAGTGTGGCTTATGGATTGTGGAATATGAGTTTCAGTACCCTATACCGCTCGACGCAG GTTATTGCGCTACTGTTGGGAGGAATGTCTATTATGAGTGGTTATGTGTCAGCTGAACAACTTACTAAGTATATACTGTACTGTGAGTGGTTAATTTATGCAACTTGGAGGTTCACAGATAGTTTATCATCATTACTACAGTCTGTCGGAGCTAGTGAAAAGGTCTTCCAGTTAATGGATCTCTTGCCTAGTGACCAATTTTTATCAAAAG GTGTGAAGTTGGAGAGGGTGATGGGAAATATTCAATTTGTAAATGTATCTTTTCACTATCCTTCAAGGTTAATG GTGCCCATTCTAGAAGACATAAACATCTCCGTGCAAGCAAGCGAAGTGGTTGCAATT GTTGGCCTAAGTGGTAGTGGAAAAAGCACAATTGTCAATCTTTTACTCCGTCTTTATGAGCCAATTAATGGTCAG ATCTATATTGATGGTCTCCCCCTTAGAGAGTTGGATATCAGGTGGCTGAGACAAAAAGTTGGATTTGTTGGACAG GAACCTCATCTCTTTCATATGGACATCAAGTCAAACATCAGATACGGTTGCTCTAGACACGTTGAACAGGAAGATATAGAACGGGCTGCGAAGCAGGCCTATGCTCAtgaatttatctcatctcttcctGCTGGTTATGATACCCTTGTTGATGATAATTTGCTCAGTGGGGGACAGAAGCAGCGGATAGCTATTGCTAGGGCCATTCTTAGAGACCCTGCTATTCTGATCCTTGATGAAGCCACCAGTGCACTAGATTCAGAAAGCGAACATTATGTTAAG GGGGTTCTTCATTCGTTTAGAAATGACATCAAAGCAAACAGAACCGTCATTGTAATAGCACATAG GCTCTCTACCATCAAAGCTGCTGATAGAATCATATTACTGGACAGTGGTCGAGTCATTGAG ACGGGTGATCACACAGAGCTGCTCCTGAAGGACGGCTTGTATGCGCGATTGTTTAAAGCTCAAAGAG GAACAAAAAACCTAGATTTCCGAGAGAACAAGCAGCGAAGAAAGTTGTCAATGAGCCCCCAGTTCTGGATTATACTGATAAAAGACAAAATCTTAGAGCAGAGAAATGATAACATGGTGCTGGTGGCGCAGCCATTGCAAATAGGACTCTTGCAAAGCTCTTGA
- the LOC109021645 gene encoding ABC transporter B family member 26, chloroplastic-like isoform X2: MHFSNLHLHGHLPPQPLLTRSSFPRRKHFPISIPKTSTRPQSAFPFACHGTKPKCRRFEIRNSVFADPKNGKDSEKVPESWVGLVGSVFPGGSWWNLRENDNVEITAAKPITVILALRRMWELIAEDRWVVFVAVGSLVVAALSEISIPSVLAASIFSAQSGETMLFSRNSQFLVILCFTSGICSGLRSGCFGVANMILVKRLRETFYSAILFQDISFFDREAVGDLTSRIGADCQQLSRVIGNDVHLILRNAVQGTGALINLLNLSWPLALSTLLICSVLLTIFLFYGQYQKRAAKLTQEFTADANEVAQATLSLVRSVRAYGTERKEIGRYKQWLDKLVFINFRESVAYGLWNMSFSTLYRSTQVIALLLGGMSIMSGYVSAEQLTKYILYCEWLIYATWRFTDSLSSLLQSVGASEKVFQLMDLLPSDQFLSKGVKLERVMGNIQFVNVSFHYPSRLMVPILEDINISVQASEVVAIVGLSGSGKSTIVNLLLRLYEPINGQIYIDGLPLRELDIRWLRQKVGFVGQEPHLFHMDIKSNIRYGCSRHVEQEDIERAAKQAYAHEFISSLPAGYDTLVDDNLLSGGQKQRIAIARAILRDPAILILDEATSALDSESEHYVKGVLHSFRNDIKANRTVIVIAHRLSTIKAADRIILLDSGRVIETGDHTELLLKDGLYARLFKAQRAPAHFSPKPIIRRQATAQKKKLRRSHFNGPKTTITLFFATNHTARMA, translated from the exons ATGCACTTCTCCAATTTGCATCTCCATGGCCATCTCCCACCCCAACCTCTGCTCACTCGGTCTAGTTTCCCACGTAGAAAGCATTTCCCAATTTCCATTCCAAAAACCTCAACTAGACCCCAATCCGCATTTCCCTTCGCATGCCACGGCACCAAACCTAAATGCCGACGCTTCGAAATCCGAAACTCAGTATTCGCGGACCCGAAGAATGGCAAAGACAGTGAGAAGGTTCCTGAAAGTTGGGTCGGTCTTGTTGGGTCGGTTTTTCCCGGTGGTAGTTGGTGGAATCTACGGGAAAACGACAATGTGGAAATCACAGCGGCGAAGCCAATCACGGTTATTCTCGCTCTCCGTCGAATGTGGGAATTGATAGCTGAGGATAGATGGGTTGTTTTTGTTGCAGTTGGTTCCCTGGTCGTCGCTGCG CTTTCAGAAATATCAATACCAAGTGTATTGGCAGCGTCAATCTTTTCTGCACAGAGTGGTGAGACCATGCTGTTCTCTAGGAACTCACAATTTTTGGTTATATTGTGTTTTACATCGGGGATATGCAG TGGTCTGCGAAGTGGCTGTTTTGGAGTTGCAAATATGATCTTG GTTAAGCGTCTCAGGGAAACTTTCTATTCAGCTATTCTTTTTCAG GATATATCCTTTTTCGACAGAGAAGCAGTTGGTGATTTGACGAGCAGGATCGGGGCAGATTGTCAACAACTGTCTCGTGTTATAGGGAATGATGTTCATCTAATATTACGCAATGCTGTTCAG ggtACAGGTGCATTGATCAATCTGCTGAATTTATCTTGGCCTCTCGCATTATCAACTTTGCTGATATGCTCTGTTCTATTAACGATCTTTCTGTTTTATGGACA GTACCAAAAGAGAGCTGCAAAATTAACCCAAGAGTTCACTGCTGATGCCAACGAA GTTGCACAAGCAACACTATCTTTAGTGAGATCAGTCCGGGCTTATGGAACTGAAAGGAAAGAAATTGGAAG GTACAAGCAATGGCTGGACAAGTTAGTTTTTATTAACTTTCGAGAAAGTGTGGCTTATGGATTGTGGAATATGAGTTTCAGTACCCTATACCGCTCGACGCAG GTTATTGCGCTACTGTTGGGAGGAATGTCTATTATGAGTGGTTATGTGTCAGCTGAACAACTTACTAAGTATATACTGTACTGTGAGTGGTTAATTTATGCAACTTGGAGGTTCACAGATAGTTTATCATCATTACTACAGTCTGTCGGAGCTAGTGAAAAGGTCTTCCAGTTAATGGATCTCTTGCCTAGTGACCAATTTTTATCAAAAG GTGTGAAGTTGGAGAGGGTGATGGGAAATATTCAATTTGTAAATGTATCTTTTCACTATCCTTCAAGGTTAATG GTGCCCATTCTAGAAGACATAAACATCTCCGTGCAAGCAAGCGAAGTGGTTGCAATT GTTGGCCTAAGTGGTAGTGGAAAAAGCACAATTGTCAATCTTTTACTCCGTCTTTATGAGCCAATTAATGGTCAG ATCTATATTGATGGTCTCCCCCTTAGAGAGTTGGATATCAGGTGGCTGAGACAAAAAGTTGGATTTGTTGGACAG GAACCTCATCTCTTTCATATGGACATCAAGTCAAACATCAGATACGGTTGCTCTAGACACGTTGAACAGGAAGATATAGAACGGGCTGCGAAGCAGGCCTATGCTCAtgaatttatctcatctcttcctGCTGGTTATGATACCCTTGTTGATGATAATTTGCTCAGTGGGGGACAGAAGCAGCGGATAGCTATTGCTAGGGCCATTCTTAGAGACCCTGCTATTCTGATCCTTGATGAAGCCACCAGTGCACTAGATTCAGAAAGCGAACATTATGTTAAG GGGGTTCTTCATTCGTTTAGAAATGACATCAAAGCAAACAGAACCGTCATTGTAATAGCACATAG GCTCTCTACCATCAAAGCTGCTGATAGAATCATATTACTGGACAGTGGTCGAGTCATTGAG ACGGGTGATCACACAGAGCTGCTCCTGAAGGACGGCTTGTATGCGCGATTGTTTAAAGCTCAAAGAG cACCAGCCCATTTTAGCCCAAAACCTATAATCAGAAGGCAGGCCACGGCCCAGAAGAAGAAGTTGAGAAGGAGCCACTTCAATGGTCCGAAGACCACAATAACCCTTTTCTTTGCAACCAATCACACCGCCCGAATGGCTTAA
- the LOC109021647 gene encoding glycine-rich RNA-binding protein 3, mitochondrial, translating into MESHVNDAVSDRETGDVKYADLREEDDKSQPHTGDGASAGKIFIGGLARETTDAQFVKHFGRYGDIIDSVIMKDRKTGQPRGFGFVTYADPSVVDKVIDDTHIINGKQVEIKRTIPKGAIGSRDFKTKKIFVGGIPTTMNEDEFRDFFTQYGEVKEHQIMRDHSTSRSRGFGFITFDTEQAVDDLLSRGNRLEMAGAQVEIKKAEPKKPNPPPAPSRRYNDSRSTFGGGFRDGYGGFGEGSFSGGGGGGGGGGYRSGGPYGGRGSAYGGYGGSEFGGYGGYGVGGGMASYREDSYLGYSGRYGGGFSRGYDLGGGYGGPGDSYGGYGGGGGAAGGYGSSYDGSLGSGYGGGSGGSFYGSRGGYGGAGSGRYHPYAR; encoded by the exons ATGGAATCGCACGTCAATGATGCCGTCTCTGACAGAGAAACCGGTGACGTAAAGTACGCTGACCTCAGAGAGGAGGACGACAAGTCTCAACCTCACACCGGCGACGGTGCCAGCGCtgg aaaaatatttatagggGGTTTAGCGCGAGAGACAACTGATG CGCAATTTGTCAAGCATTTTGGTAGATACGGTGATATTATTGATTCCGTGATAATGAAGGATCGTAAGACAGGGCAACCCCGTGGATTCGGGTTTGTGACTTATGCAGACCCCTCTGTGGTTGATAAAGTCATTGACGACACTCATATTATTAATGGGAAACAA GTGGAAATTAAGCGTACTATTCCAAAGGGTGCTATTGGCTCTAGGGATTTCAAGACTAAGAAGATTTTTGTCGGGGGGATCCCTACAACCATGAATGAAG ATGAGTTCAGGGACTTCTTTACACAATATGGAGAGGTCAAGGAACACCAAATCATGCGGGACCATTCCACTAGTCGTTCTCGTGGATTTGGATTTATTACTTTTGACACGGAGCAAGCTGTTGACGATCTATTGTCCAGGGGTAACAGATTGGAAATGGCAGGAGCTCAG GTGGAGATCAAGAAGGCAGAGCCAAAGAAGCCAAACCCACCACCTGCACCATCCAGGCGATATAATGATTCAAGGTCCACATTTGGTGGTGGGTTCAGGGATGGATATGGTGGATTTGGAGAAGGCAGCtttagtggtggtggtggtggtggtggtggtggtggttatAGGTCTGGTGGGCCTTATGGTGGCAGGGGGAGCGCTTATGGTGGGTACGGCGGAAGTGAATTTGGTGGTTATGGAGGATATGGTGTTGGTGGTGGAATGGCATCTTACAGGGAAGATTCCTACCTTGGATACTCAGGTCGTTATGGAGGAGGCTTTAGCAGAGGTTATGATCTAGGAGGTGGTTATGGTGGACCTGGTGATAGTTATGGGGGAtatggtggtggcggtggtgCTGCTGGTGGCTATGGGAGTAGCTATGATGGCAGCCTTGGCAGTGGATATGGAGGTGGTAGTGGTGGCTCCTTCTATGGGAGCAGAGGGGGATATGGTGGTGCAGGGAGTGGGCGATACCATCCTTATGCAAGATAG
- the LOC109021648 gene encoding uncharacterized protein LOC109021648 has protein sequence MAMASWSSAIYSERQVMLQVQVFCRKKDRNRDNFHPYKVIEITPPPRNLGIRCFPSNLQCGESVTIEGQAYTISAVTHRYQLRKGKYEPSEKRLDVLSTGRYILNLYLESLLEQS, from the exons atgGCAATGGCGTCGTGGAGCTCAGCAATTTATTCAGAG AGACAGGTGATGCTCCAAGTCCAAGTTTTCTGTAGAAAGAAAGATAGAAACAGAGACAACTTCCACCCCTATAAAGTTATCGAAATTACGCCTCCCCCCAGGAACCTTGGCATTCGTTGCTTCCCCTCC AACTTGCAATGTGGAGAGAGTGTCACAATAGAAGGCCAAGCTTATACCATTTCTGCTGTAACTCATCGGTACCAGCTTCGCAAGGGCAAGTATGAACCAAGCGAGAAGAGGCTTGATGTTTTGTCCACAGGGAGATACATCTTGAACTTATATTTAGAGAGTTTACTAGAACAATCTTGA
- the LOC109021646 gene encoding protein kinase PVPK-1-like isoform X1, with translation METPIDGVKFLSKTQNLAIGNNHRSRSGTPLSSHPPYSKQTKSEVASSISYATTNNHGMKPAHHPNGHVYNEKLSYELSYDNLQHEESPSMGKQFDNSYKGKFECAGFNDVLSKAVETSYLEKVSALGTKSYSKNPITDLENCNSSGLLESENYALGPCKGGAAQVDSHLTPQSIVTFCPSPQNSLYSAKQSFTNTEVSECMSSIEKFGDCVEVTTSCDFFESRKTSIFRGSTGSDISDESSSSSLSNAMYKPHKANDIRWEAIQAIQSRDGMLEMKHFRLLKGLGCGDIGSVHLSELTGTRTYFAMKIMDKAALASRKKLLRAQTEREILQSLDHPFLPTLYTHFETEKSSCLVMEFCPGGDLHALRQRQPGKCFPEHAARFYVAEVLLALEYLHMLGIIYRDLKPENVLVRDDGHIMLSDFDLSLRCAVCPTLVKSSNSSILTKKSRYCVQPVCMEPTCVMQPDCIQPTCFTPRFLSSKPKKEKKNKPKNETSHQVTPLPELVAEPTNARSMSFVGTHEYLAPEIIKGEGHGSAVDWWTFGIFLYELLFGKTPFKGAGNRATLFNVVGQPLRFPESPTVSFAARDLIRGLLVKEPRHRLAYRRGATEVKQHPFFQSVNWALIRCTNPPEVPKQGVMDFATITDVPKAPTTEVPSIDVKPSGNYLEIDFF, from the exons ATGGAGACGCCCATTGATGGAGTTAAATTTTTGTCAAAGACTCAGAATTTGGCCATAGGCAACAACCATCGCTCTAGATCTGGGACTCCTCTCTCCTCTCATCCTCCATATTCGAAACAAACTAAAAGTGAAGTGGCTTCTTCCATTTCCTATGCAACTACCAATAATCATGGTATGAAACCAGCCCACCATCCAAATGGCCATGTGTATAATGAAAAGCTTTCGTATGAGCTATCTTATGATAATTTGCAGCATGAAGAATCGCCCAGTATGGGGAAACAGTTTGACAACTCATATAAGGGGAAATTCGAATGTGCAGGCTTCAATGATGTTCTCAGTAAAGCAGTTGAAACCTCTTATTTGGAGAAGGTTTCTGCACTGGGAACAAAATCTTACAGCAAGAATCCCATTACTGATTTGGAGAATTGTAATTCAAGTGGCTTGCTGGAATCTGAAAATTATGCTTTAGGCCCATGTAAAGGAGGGGCTGCGCAAGTAGACAGCCACTTAACACCTCAATCCATAGTAACCTTTTGTCCAAGTCCTCAGAATAGTCTGTATTCTGCCAAACAAAGTTTCACAAACACAGAAGTTAGTGAATGTATGAGCAGCATTGAGAAGTTTGGTGATTGTGTCGAAGTTACTACTTCTTGCGATTTTTTCGAGAGCAGGAAGACCAGCATCTTTAGAGGAAGCACTGGCAGTGACATCAGCGATGAGAGCAGCTCCAGTAGTTTAAGCAATGCGATGTACAAGCCCCACAAGGCAAATGATATAAGATGGGAAGCCATTCAGGCCATTCAATCTCGTGATGGGATGCTGGAAATGAAACATTTTAGATTGTTGAAGGGACTGGGATGTGGAGATATAGGCAGTGTTCATTTATCAGAGTTGACTGGGACTAGAACTTATTTTGCCATGAAGATTATGGATAAAGCAGCTCTAGCGAGTCGCAAGAAGCTTCTGAGAGCTCAGACAGAAAGAGAGATACTGCAGTCTCTGGATCATCCATTCCTACCCACCTTGTATACACATTTTGAGACAGAGAAGTCCTCTTGCTTAGTAATGGAGTTCTGCCCTGGTGGAGACCTTCATGCACTCAGGCAAAGACAACCTGGGAAGTGTTTTCCTGAGCATGCTGCCAG GTTTTATGTGGCTGAAGTTCTTCTTGCTCTGGAGTATTTGCACATGCTTGGGATCATTTACAGAGACCTTAAACCAGAAAATGTGTTGGTGAGAGATGATGGACACATAATGCTTTCAGACTTTGACCTCTCTCTAAGATGTGCTGTCTGCCCAACTCTGGTGAAATCCTCAAATTCAAGCATCCTGACTAAGAAATCAAGATACTGCGTGCAACCTGTCTGCATGGAGCCAACTTGCGTAATGCAGCCAGATTGCATCCAACCGACATGCTTCACACCACGCTTCTTATCAAGCAAgcccaagaaagaaaaaaagaacaagccAAAGAATGAAACAAGTCATCAAGTAACCCCTCTCCCTGAGCTTGTCGCTGAGCCCACAAATGCTCGGTCAATGTCTTTTGTTGGCACACACGAGTACTTGGCACCTGAAATCATTAAAGGTGAAGGCCATGGTAGTGCTGTAGATTGGTGGACATTTGGGATATTTCTTTATGAGCTTTTGTTTGGTAAAACCCCCTTCAAGGGAGCAGGGAACAGGGCAACTCTATTTAATGTGGTTGGCCAACCGTTAAGATTTCCAGAGTCACCTACTGTGAGCTTTGCTGCGAGGGACTTGATCAGGGGTCTACTTGTGAAAGAGCCGCGGCATCGTCTTGCTTATAGACGGGGTGCTACAGAAGTTAAACAGCATCCCTTCTTTCAAAGTGTGAATTGGGCACTCATTCGTTGTACCAATCCACCGGAGGTGCCAAAACAGGGTGTGATGGACTTTGCTACTATAACCGATGTGCCGAAAGCACCTACAACTGAGGTGCCTAGTATTGATGTGAAGCCTTCAGGTAATTATTTGGAGATtgatttcttttga
- the LOC109021646 gene encoding protein kinase PVPK-1-like isoform X2: MQLPIIMHEESPSMGKQFDNSYKGKFECAGFNDVLSKAVETSYLEKVSALGTKSYSKNPITDLENCNSSGLLESENYALGPCKGGAAQVDSHLTPQSIVTFCPSPQNSLYSAKQSFTNTEVSECMSSIEKFGDCVEVTTSCDFFESRKTSIFRGSTGSDISDESSSSSLSNAMYKPHKANDIRWEAIQAIQSRDGMLEMKHFRLLKGLGCGDIGSVHLSELTGTRTYFAMKIMDKAALASRKKLLRAQTEREILQSLDHPFLPTLYTHFETEKSSCLVMEFCPGGDLHALRQRQPGKCFPEHAARFYVAEVLLALEYLHMLGIIYRDLKPENVLVRDDGHIMLSDFDLSLRCAVCPTLVKSSNSSILTKKSRYCVQPVCMEPTCVMQPDCIQPTCFTPRFLSSKPKKEKKNKPKNETSHQVTPLPELVAEPTNARSMSFVGTHEYLAPEIIKGEGHGSAVDWWTFGIFLYELLFGKTPFKGAGNRATLFNVVGQPLRFPESPTVSFAARDLIRGLLVKEPRHRLAYRRGATEVKQHPFFQSVNWALIRCTNPPEVPKQGVMDFATITDVPKAPTTEVPSIDVKPSGNYLEIDFF; the protein is encoded by the exons ATGCAACTACCAATAATCATG CATGAAGAATCGCCCAGTATGGGGAAACAGTTTGACAACTCATATAAGGGGAAATTCGAATGTGCAGGCTTCAATGATGTTCTCAGTAAAGCAGTTGAAACCTCTTATTTGGAGAAGGTTTCTGCACTGGGAACAAAATCTTACAGCAAGAATCCCATTACTGATTTGGAGAATTGTAATTCAAGTGGCTTGCTGGAATCTGAAAATTATGCTTTAGGCCCATGTAAAGGAGGGGCTGCGCAAGTAGACAGCCACTTAACACCTCAATCCATAGTAACCTTTTGTCCAAGTCCTCAGAATAGTCTGTATTCTGCCAAACAAAGTTTCACAAACACAGAAGTTAGTGAATGTATGAGCAGCATTGAGAAGTTTGGTGATTGTGTCGAAGTTACTACTTCTTGCGATTTTTTCGAGAGCAGGAAGACCAGCATCTTTAGAGGAAGCACTGGCAGTGACATCAGCGATGAGAGCAGCTCCAGTAGTTTAAGCAATGCGATGTACAAGCCCCACAAGGCAAATGATATAAGATGGGAAGCCATTCAGGCCATTCAATCTCGTGATGGGATGCTGGAAATGAAACATTTTAGATTGTTGAAGGGACTGGGATGTGGAGATATAGGCAGTGTTCATTTATCAGAGTTGACTGGGACTAGAACTTATTTTGCCATGAAGATTATGGATAAAGCAGCTCTAGCGAGTCGCAAGAAGCTTCTGAGAGCTCAGACAGAAAGAGAGATACTGCAGTCTCTGGATCATCCATTCCTACCCACCTTGTATACACATTTTGAGACAGAGAAGTCCTCTTGCTTAGTAATGGAGTTCTGCCCTGGTGGAGACCTTCATGCACTCAGGCAAAGACAACCTGGGAAGTGTTTTCCTGAGCATGCTGCCAG GTTTTATGTGGCTGAAGTTCTTCTTGCTCTGGAGTATTTGCACATGCTTGGGATCATTTACAGAGACCTTAAACCAGAAAATGTGTTGGTGAGAGATGATGGACACATAATGCTTTCAGACTTTGACCTCTCTCTAAGATGTGCTGTCTGCCCAACTCTGGTGAAATCCTCAAATTCAAGCATCCTGACTAAGAAATCAAGATACTGCGTGCAACCTGTCTGCATGGAGCCAACTTGCGTAATGCAGCCAGATTGCATCCAACCGACATGCTTCACACCACGCTTCTTATCAAGCAAgcccaagaaagaaaaaaagaacaagccAAAGAATGAAACAAGTCATCAAGTAACCCCTCTCCCTGAGCTTGTCGCTGAGCCCACAAATGCTCGGTCAATGTCTTTTGTTGGCACACACGAGTACTTGGCACCTGAAATCATTAAAGGTGAAGGCCATGGTAGTGCTGTAGATTGGTGGACATTTGGGATATTTCTTTATGAGCTTTTGTTTGGTAAAACCCCCTTCAAGGGAGCAGGGAACAGGGCAACTCTATTTAATGTGGTTGGCCAACCGTTAAGATTTCCAGAGTCACCTACTGTGAGCTTTGCTGCGAGGGACTTGATCAGGGGTCTACTTGTGAAAGAGCCGCGGCATCGTCTTGCTTATAGACGGGGTGCTACAGAAGTTAAACAGCATCCCTTCTTTCAAAGTGTGAATTGGGCACTCATTCGTTGTACCAATCCACCGGAGGTGCCAAAACAGGGTGTGATGGACTTTGCTACTATAACCGATGTGCCGAAAGCACCTACAACTGAGGTGCCTAGTATTGATGTGAAGCCTTCAGGTAATTATTTGGAGATtgatttcttttga